TCAGCATTCCACAGTCATGTGAGTAACACACTGGATTCTGAGGACTAACCGTGTTGAAGCAGGTTATTCCATTAAATGAGTCCTTTCGGTATTTTAACCAGTTATATTAAGTGCCCTTTGATATAGAGACTTGCTAAAGATGCCAAAATGCAGCCTTTTGACAGGTCGCTCTGTGACATCTAAAAAGATTTTAACTCACGTAATCCCACATTTTTTACAATTTCTCTCATGGCTATAAAGCATTCCTgaagaatatttattttgtgtgattagtgattaataataatatatatatatatatttattattttaaggtCAACCCTGCAACCTGAAGTCTTGTATAAAATGGTAAAACCATTTATAAGGGAGCAACTGAAGTCCAAgtccaaaaatgtatctatGTACATGAACCTCCCTCCATGTTGGATTGTCAGTCAAAGCACACACTCTCACTAATGGAGAGCGAGGTAGAACAAGAAAGCATGCGACTTCACAGGCTCATATTCCCATCCTGTTCACTGCAGTGCTACCCCCACCTCCATTGAATAGAGCAAGAATATGAAAAGAAATGTTCTGCCACAGcaaacatattacatttgtGAAGTCTAGTTGATTTAAAGACATACATTTTATGGGATACATTTGGCTTTAGTTGTCACATTTTTACTGTTTCATTCAGACAGCCATACCAAGCGGCATGGCTTACATGTAGTGGCCTATGCTACAAATCACACAATTAGTGGAACTACACATCAACACACCCACTATAGTctgtgagtgagagaggtgCGCACTTAGACAAGCCAACACATAGTCAGTGAGGTGAAGGCACAGAGATACATCTTGGAAATGTGCCGATTTCTCTACTTAaatgttgatttaaaaataaacgtTGGACCTCTTTTAGTCAAACTTAAGGTTAAAAGCAGAGATTCAATGCTTCCCAACTAgatcttttattttaaaaattttTGGGGTGGAAAACAAAGTGGGTTGGGGTAGAACATTTTACCCATAGACTGGTCTGATGTTTTTTTAGCAACTACATTGTTCTCTTTGGCAATCTTTtcaatacatgtttaacataatGTACTGTAGAGGAATATTAAAGTTCCAGAGAGGGAAGTTCTGTTAAGCAGGCCTGTCAATTGAGCATGCAATAGAGGTGAGTGAGGAGCAAGTGCTGGTCTTAAATCCAACTGTAAAATACACAGCATCCTGGCCTCCTGAGTAAGAATATTTAAATCCCATCACTGGCACTGGCACTGTTACCAATCACACACCACCCTCCGTTTCCTTGCACAACCTGCAAATCACCACCAGAGGTCCTGTTTCACATTCAATGTTGGTAATGTGTGCAAATTGAATCAATACTTAGCAAGAGAGATTTGAATTTGGAACTTTGATATGCCTGGAAAATACATTGTGCTCAATATTATACATAAAGATCTGCCaagtcatttatttatattcatgcacatgttttcaataaatATGAATGTTGTATTTTTGATTATTATAGAAATCAAAATACTACTCGTATTACAGAGCAAGCAAACACTAAATATGACACCAAAATGATTTGGAAAACCAACACTATGAAGTCATCAATGCCAACTTTGATTTCTCAACTATACTTTTAGATACAAAGTTAATTAAAAAATCCTTACTCACAAATCtcaaatcatgtttttatatgGAATCACTCCCTGGGATTCACAGAGAGGGATGGCAATCTGTGTGTTATATTTTAAAACTTCCCCTGTATTTTATCAACCCCCGGAGATGAAGTATTACTGTACGTGTTTTGTGGTAAATTAAGATATTTgaaatactgtactgtaatgaaaagaaataatatatatgtactttaaaaaatgttttcatcttTCTCAGTGAAATGTATGCCAGACAACAGAAGAGATGACTATTAAATGACTGTAGAGTATgtctaaatgttttataaaagatATAAAGTATAGTCtatttagattttgtataaatggtgacattcaatattttgtgtgatttgtctAAGATGCTATTATTAAAACCAGAAACTGAATGTATTGTGCCTGCAGATAAGCCAAAAGTGatcaaataataaattaattaataaatgataTCACTCTGTAGCACTATCACCGGCTCTTACACAATAATTGTTTATATGAATTAGTGTCTTCCATCATGAAGTGTTAAATTGGTGTGACATTTCCTAATCTGGTCTTTCACCCTACGATGGCAATTAAATCATTTTGGCACTCATAATCCTCTGAATGCCACTGACTGTTGAGCTAATTCGTCTTTTAATGAAATTCAGGAGGAGCAACAGAAGGCGCtacatatacattgcaaatttCAGACATCTCTAAAATGCATTAAACTGAAAATGACCGCAATTACAAATACTGTATTAtaaaccctgaatgctgatgaCGTTGTATGAGACCATATAGGTATGGTATATGACTTATTGTACTTCTACTCAGTAATGCGCCGTGTAACCCCttaccatataccacacccccttgaaCAGCTCTGAAAAAGATTACATGTGAAAAATCTAATGTCAAAAGTAATTCGTGAAACAAATATCAGAATTGTCTTGCAGCCATTGCGGCACCTGGTTTATGCAAATGAAGCTTTCTAGTGTTATGCTTTACCAATGAAAACTATTTCGGAAATTAACagtttatgtaaaatatatttacatttctggACTATTCCCCCATGCCCCAAGGCAATTCTAACATACCGAGCTGTTATATTTGAAAACGGCGATCCACCGTCTCAACTTTTACCTCTACGTGTGGGCTGTTGCTCGGTTCAATACGTACTACCTTAATTAAACTCCCTCGCTGTGACGTGACCGTTTATCAACTCAATCTACCAACCATACGCATGCATCTTAACTTCGCTACTCCACTTCAAAACTTCAGTGGTTTTGTATTCTACACGCATGAGGTCTTCTCACAACCTACCTCTCAATGAAGGTTTTTTCCCTCTCCATACCTGCTCCAGCGCTACTCACGACAAACTAGTAGCAACAAGGTGATGATGTTAGTAGATGACCGGGTGTGGGCTCTGTTCAAATGCCACTGGCAGCACACACTGACGTACTGGAGTGTGTTCTTCAGCTTTGGACTTTGTATCGCATTCCTGGGGCCGACCATTCTGGACCTGAGGTGTCAGACCCAGTCAACTCTACAGGAAATCACATGGGTCTTTTTTGCCCAACAACTCTTCCTAATGCTGGGGAGCGCCATTGGGGGACTCTTCAAAAAAACGTGAGTGTTAGCTGTCAAGCTGGTGTCAATTCAGTTTTAAGTTTCCTCTTGTTTTGGTGTACAGCTGATGTATGGTCAAATGTAACCTCCCAAAATGTTAGTGCCATAGAACCAAATAACTGAGTCATAACGTGGTATTCGTTTTAAACATCGTTTGAAACTACATTTGCCCTTAACTTACTGTAATTTGTGAACAGTTTACAGTGGGAAAACACTGGTTTATGATAGGTTTAATACTCTTGGGACATGTGGGTGAAATATCACTGTAGTTTGCATCAACTATTTAATTCCGATATCAGCTATCATAACAGGTCAAGAGACCACCCCGTTTcttcatgaaatgaaaaatatggtTTTACCTCACTGTAGGTGCCAGGGCTTGATTTTTCTAGATTCAGATAAAAGTAATGTATATAGTAGGGCAAAAACAAGTAATTAGATTTAACAAAATTGTTGGTGTCACAAGGTGGAAAAGTGCTACAGGTTCTTTAGGATCCATGCTGAGCAGGCAGAATGAATAGAACAAACACAAAGGACAACTGAAACATGAAGTCATGGTTCAAACATGTCAATCAGACACAGCCAGCCCCTCCCAAAATATAAGACGTTGCTGGTACTGCAACATTCCATTTCATGAACATCAACCCAcgcaattaaaaacatgcataCAAACAAACCATGAAACACACAAGAAGAAGTAACACAGTCTAGCAGTGAGGCATTTAATCTCTTGTTTCCCATGACTCAAGTAATCCATTTGCTCTCACCAAACAAAACATCCACATGGCTTGTTCCCAGGATACTTCAGACTGCATTACCTCCAGTGGATGGTTGCCTAGAACAAACTGACCTTCAATAGAAATTCAACTTTCTAACTATCAAATCACATTATTATCCATTAATTAGGTAATTAGTCACAGCCtagggcagtgtttctcaaacctgtTCCTGGGCACCTcactgccctgcatgttttagatctctccctgctctgtcacgtCTGATTCAGacgatcagctcattatcaagtccttcatgagctacctcaggtatgttagggcgtGTGTAGGTTGTTATCATCCAATTATAACACTTTTCAgttgagtaatttagcagaagctcttatccagaTGGACTCACAGTTAATTTACTTATTTTAAGAGTCTAGGTAGACTACACAACTCAGTTGAAGTAAGTACAATCTACTCCGTGGCATTGTTTCCCAACATGCAAACCATGCCATTACCTGGGGCCACATGGGGAGTTGGCCTCCCTGCTGCCTAGTAGCAGGTATTACAAGCAGATTTTCCAGTTGACACTAAATACAATTTTTGTTGCAactaatataaataatatttgcaaTATGGATTCATACATGATGGTATGTgaaactgtctctctctctgtcggccCAGAACTTTGGCCAAACAAACTGACCAGCCATGATTAATGTCAGCTGATCAGAAAGTGGGTAGTTAAAATGAAGGATTTTGACTTCCCCCAAAACGATGACAAGTTCCCAGATTCTACTCAACATCATTACCAAAAGGAATGAAgaattgagaaaaaaatgaTTGAAATCTGGCAAAACCCTTGACAGTGGTAGTCAGTAATTACACAGCTCTGGAAGTACAGCACTGGACATACCTATGGTTAAACATTTTAACTTACAAGTGAACACTTTTGTTCAAGTGAACTGACCAAGATTTTCGCAGATACTGATGTATGAGACATTTGTATACATTTCTTTAATCAGCCTAAgcgtttttgtttgtttgtttgtttacaaacttcattcacaaaatgaatcaatggaaaccaatggtcagtggaaaccaaaatcagcaaccgattgagggctggattcaaactcacactggaTGCAGAAACATTCCAGACGtcctcagttggattcaggtctggggaatgtgagggccagtcaatggcatcactACCTTCGTCGTCTAGGGACTGCATACACACTCTgtccacatgaggccgggcattgtccgaGGattgtctgaggatttcatctggtacctaacagcagtcagggtaccgttggctagcatgtgaaGCTCTGTGCAACctaaggatatgcctccccagaccatcactgacccactgccaaaccggtcatgctggatgatgctgCAGCATAACCTTCCCCACAGTGTCTCCAGGCTCTTCAGTTCACcggttgtcactttcatttgcaccaaatcAGATGCCACTGATTCACAAACGCTacctggacagattgatatccctgaagtgcAATTGACTTGGTTTTATACTGTGATGGTTACATGTTCCTTTAATTTGTATGGAgcagtgtaataaaaaaatacatattctgTCATTctcccacacaaacaaacacacacctacatacaaaATCAAGTCAGTGGAGAATTTAGAGACTCCTTTTACAATATATTGTCTTTTACTCCGCTCCTAAATGTTGAAATCCTACAAAGAAATTGTGTACAGTGGCTTCCTTTACTTCAACCATTTACAGTTTAgtcatcctttttttttttttttttttttttactgtcaagTCATCCTTTTCCTCTTATTTATCAAGATATTATGGCAAATGTGATGCAACACATGTTGCAGTTATTCAAGAGAAGCACTTGAACAGGGGGCCAGGGATCTCCCTCATAATCTCCCAGATATTCAGTCCCTGCCTGGGCAGCAATGTCTGCCTTGTGGCTTTTTGTTTGACACTGACACTACTTGTCAAGGCTTCTGCAAATTTCGTCTCACCTGTGTACGAATCCCTTCAGGGCCCAGTGCAAAATGCTCAGTTAATCAGCTGGCTCAAATGAGGCTTTCTTTTAGCAGACAGTTGGTTTTCAACTGGCAATGTGGAACATGTTCCAGCTTGATTAAAGTAGTAGCTGTTGTATGAGGACCATATGAGGACCATATCAAGAATGTAGTTAGCATTTTTCAGGAAAGTGTTTCCCATATCATACCgcactgtgtgtgtctttgtcacCTTCACAGATCTCCAGTCCTACAGGTCTGCAGTGATAAAAGCTGCTACATGACTGCCATTTAAACTTATCCATGCCAGGCCCTTGGACCTGAAGAGTTAAACAGAAAAATGGGATAGGGACAAAAGTAGTCGAGACTGAGGTGGAGATAAGGTGGCTTATCAGACCCCCTCGATGCCATAAACTGTGATGGAGGGCAAATATGGCTGTGGCATTTCCTCAGGGGATTGGTTCAAGGTGACATTCCTGCTACAATTGTGCCCACATCTAGTAGAGCTAGAGAATCAGCCCATCAGCTACTCTATCTACCTAGAGCTGCTGGCCCTCAGTTAAGGCCCAAGAGGGAAAGGAAATCAAGGCCTTTTTTAAGTTTGTATCGCATTGCCTGGTCTGCTGTTACCCACTTTAatgacccccctccccctttctccccctttctccctcgtCCTTCCCCCACTTCTTTTCAGGCTCTGCTTCTCCCTGTCAGCTCTGTTGGTCTCTAGTCTTGTCATCTCCGTGGTGTTTTCCATTATTCCACTATGCCACCATGTGCTGATGCTGGCCATTGCCATGGCAATATCTGGAACAGCAATGGGGGTGATTGACACCATTGCCAACCTGCAGCTGGTCAAGCTCTACCAGAAAGACTCCGCAGTTTTCCTGCAGGTTAGAGTTACACAGCGAGTAATGGAGGGAGAAGTGTGTGGTTGGGGGGAGGGGATTTATTCATTTTGAtcacaaattattaaaaaaactcAAGTATGGATGCATGTTTTGCTTTCCTCTTTCCCTTCCCTTCTTCCACTCTGACCCACCCTACCCTCAGGTGCTTCATTTCTTCATAGGACTGGGTGCATTGGTAAGTCCCCTGGTAGCGGACCCATTCCTGGCTGAGGGGAATTGTGTCCTAGCTGGGAATATGACCACGAACACCTCCATTGATCTCCATCACCTCCGCGGCTTCCTAGCAGGCAAAGGGACAATGCCACCAAACAACATATCTGAGAAATACCACTTCCACACAGAAGGCGTTATCACCACCAAGGTTTCATATGCATTCTGGATCATGGGGCTTATCAATGTAAGTCTGTATGTGCTGTGTTGGCAGTTGGCTTGTGGTGCTATAGCTGTAGGTTGATACAGTGGCTGCAGGTTAGCAGTAGTGGCTGGTTGATTTGAATAGCAAAACAAGAGGTTTGTACCACAGGGCAAGCTGCCTCTGGAACACTGAGATGGCTCTTGCCTAGATAGTTACcagggagacacacagagaattaaaatatattatgctTTGTGTGCTCCCCTTCTAGCTGCCTGTACCAATAGCAGTCTATGTGCTTATGAACCGCGAGAGGATGTTCCCCTGGTCCAAACAAAGTCTTCGTCTGTTGGACAAGGACAAAAACTCAGAGAAGGAACAGGAACACAACCTGCAGGGTAAGATGCAGCTCTCATACAATCCTGGGTGTTTCACAATACTCCCTTTACATGTTAACCCAACCTAAGACCCCTCTTAAATATCCACGACAGCTGTCAATACAGAACCCTGTACATTCCATGGTGCTCCATCTCCAAGTCTCTTACCAACTAAAACTTGGCTAGTGCTGGGCTGGAATAAAAGCCTCTCTAGGTCTGGGGTTGAAGAGTGCacaatggaaaatgtaatttttttactaTTCATCCAGGTCATGGAGGTTTATTTGGCTGCTGTAATTCTAGTGATGTGAGGGATCGCCCCGCCTCCTACTTCCTTCTCTACATTCTGGGCGGAGCTGTGCTCTTCATCACTGACGGCATCATTGTGAGACAAAAGTTTGccacacattttgtttctgttaaacCTGTGGGAGCACTAGACATTATTccaaaatcctattttgcctaaccttaacctcacctcatacacaaacatgttagCACTAACCCTTTGCAATAAACTTAACCCCTttttctaaacctaaccacttTCCCTAAAATAGACTCATGGGGACTGGCAAATTATCCCAAGGAGATTTTTGTTCCTGACCCAGGTTGTAGAACATGTATGTATTGAAAATGTCTGACCATCAACCTAATAATTCCAGTTGTCTGTTTAACCCAGGGTTCCTACACTGGATTCATCTACACCTATGCAGTGTCTCCTCCACTCTCTTTACCTCACAAGACCGCTGGTTATCTGACCAGTGTGTTCTGGGCATCTGTCACCGCGGGTAGACTGGCATCTATCTACCTgtcatacaaatacacacaacaaCGACTAATCTCTATCAGCCTGGTATGGACACACAATGCACACTTGTTTTTTCTATACTAGCAGAGTGTCACTGTAGATGTGTAGAACTCCCTTAGATGACTTGTCTGTGGAGCATAATACAGAGTAATCTATCCATTATCTATTTAgctatacatacagtatgtacaaaaCCTTTTCCGCAAAATGTGCAGTGTGCAACACGGAAGATTTGCTGTTATCTGCTGGAGTATAAAGGAATCTGTAACTTGGGACTTGTGACTTGGCTCAAGGTTTAGTGACTTGACTTTGAAATGTCCTACACACTTCTCATGTTGTTATTGAGACTCACCGTATGCAGATGCATAACAGACAGATCTCTATCAGCCTGGTATGGGcacgtgtttttttttgtatactaGCAAATGAAACAACCCAGTGTTCAGCccattgacatcagcaaaccttTGCTATTATTGTTtgccaagcctttactgcagctattTTGAGCTGTTACTTGTTTTGGTGAGTTTTTGACTTTTTTCCCCCCCCCGATGAACTCCTTGGTTGGGTTGGTagtgtgttttaggtcattaTCCTGTTGCATTGGGAAGTGCCGCTCAATTAGTCTGGTGGCATTTTGTTGTACATTGAAGTCCATACTGCTTCTCTACACTTCTGAATTAATCATACTGCTGCTATCatttgtcacatcatcaataaagagGAGTGAGCCCATTCCAGAGGAAggcatgcatgcccatgccatgacactacctccaccatgcatcACATTCCTTAACTTCTCCACAGTTTTGCCTTCCCATCACTTTGATCAAGGTTATGTGTCCACAAAACTCTGTTCCAAAACTGTACTGGCTGATAATCTGTACTTGTTAGCAAATTCCAATCTgacctttctgtttttgttgtctGAGGTACAGTATATATCTTGCAGTGTAGCCTTTGTAAGTCTGCTGCCATAATATTCTGTGAATAGGAAATTGGGCCACTTATTGGGGGTCCTATTGACATAAATTGGGGGGGGTGATTTGTATTACAAACCCCTTATCCAAACAGAGTGCAGATTTACCTTGATCTTATCCATGGCTCTTATCACTTTGTAAACTGTAATCCATAGACAATGGTGTTTTTTCTatctgaaaataaattaagtaAATGTTCCACTTGGAACCGACAGATTGCTTGACCTTATTTACTATTTCCCTGCACTTAAAGGTGGTGGAATTATAAGGAGATTAAGTCAAGGTCAGAATATGTCATATCTGCAGAAACCTGCATCCATTTCCAGCCAAAAGGAATGGTTGACTGGCACATGACATGATTATGTTCATGGTCCGAGTCTGCatagataaataaaaaacataacgtgtgtgtatgtgtgtgtgtatatatatatatatatatatatatatatatatatatatat
This sequence is a window from Esox lucius isolate fEsoLuc1 chromosome 17, fEsoLuc1.pri, whole genome shotgun sequence. Protein-coding genes within it:
- the mfsd4aa gene encoding major facilitator superfamily domain-containing protein 4A isoform X1; amino-acid sequence: MMLVDDRVWALFKCHWQHTLTYWSVFFSFGLCIAFLGPTILDLRCQTQSTLQEITWVFFAQQLFLMLGSAIGGLFKKTLCFSLSALLVSSLVISVVFSIIPLCHHVLMLAIAMAISGTAMGVIDTIANLQLVKLYQKDSAVFLQVLHFFIGLGALVSPLVADPFLAEGNCVLAGNMTTNTSIDLHHLRGFLAGKGTMPPNNISEKYHFHTEGVITTKVSYAFWIMGLINLPVPIAVYVLMNRERMFPWSKQSLRLLDKDKNSEKEQEHNLQGHGGLFGCCNSSDVRDRPASYFLLYILGGAVLFITDGIIGSYTGFIYTYAVSPPLSLPHKTAGYLTSVFWASVTAGRLASIYLSYKYTQQRLISISLVGGLVVQCLLSILYSSPVFIFMGTCILGLFISSVFPCMVALIEGMFNYKGCATTVLVTSAGTGEMVLQLLTGQLIHSKGSYSFLLVGLISSCICLIVFLGLLFIQRQHRSSQSAKDACQEVDTTEKSSNK
- the mfsd4aa gene encoding major facilitator superfamily domain-containing protein 4A isoform X2: MMLVDDRVWALFKCHWQHTLTYWSVFFSFGLCIAFLGPTILDLRCQTQSTLQEITWVFFAQQLFLMLGSAIGGLFKKTLCFSLSALLVSSLVISVVFSIIPLCHHVLMLAIAMAISGTAMGVIDTIANLQLVKLYQKDSAVFLQVLHFFIGLGALVSPLVADPFLAEGNCVLAGNMTTNTSIDLHHLRGFLAGKGTMPPNNISEKYHFHTEGVITTKVSYAFWIMGLINLPVPIAVYVLMNRERMFPWSKQSLRLLDKDKNSEKEQEHNLQGHGGLFGCCNSSDVRDRPASYFLLYILGGAVLFITDGIIGSYTGFIYTYAVSPPLSLPHKTAGYLTSVFWASVTAGRLASIYLSYKYTQQRLISISLVGGLVVQCLLSILYSSPVFIFMGTCILGLFISSVFPCMVALIEGMFNYKGCATTVLVTSAGTGEMVLQLLTGQRQHRSSQSAKDACQEVDTTEKSSNK